The Lentzea guizhouensis genome contains a region encoding:
- a CDS encoding FAD-dependent oxidoreductase, with translation MSRPLRVAVIGAGPAGVYAADILTKSDVDVQIDLFEKLPAPYGLVRYGVAPDHPRIKGIVTALQKVLDKPSVRFFGNVEYGVDVKLDDLRQFYDAVIFSTGASADRELDIPGIDLPGSFGAADFVSWYDGHPDVPRTWPLTASKVAVLGVGNVALDVARILAKTADELLVTEIPANVHEDLAQSPVTDVHVFGRRGPAQAKFTPLELRELDHSPNVEVIVHAEGIEFDEASMHAIRTNKQVEMIVKTLQEWAIRDVGNRPRRLHLHFLEAPVEVLGADHVTGLRTETQELTGDGGVRGTGQFTDWDVQAVYRAVGYLSTHLADIPFDHVSGTVPHLAGRVLDLDEVPMPGVYVTGWIKRGPIGLIGHTKGDALETVTSLLDDAAVLPQATSPSPDAVVQFLEQRAIPFVTNEGWQKLDAHEIALGAAQGRDRVKVVPREEMTSISNG, from the coding sequence ATGAGTCGCCCCTTGCGCGTCGCTGTCATCGGCGCGGGTCCGGCCGGTGTCTACGCGGCCGACATCCTCACCAAGTCCGACGTCGACGTGCAGATCGACCTCTTCGAGAAGCTGCCGGCCCCGTACGGCCTGGTCCGCTACGGCGTCGCGCCTGACCACCCGCGGATCAAGGGCATCGTGACCGCGCTGCAGAAGGTGCTCGACAAGCCTTCCGTGCGGTTCTTCGGCAACGTCGAGTACGGCGTCGACGTCAAGCTCGACGACCTGCGCCAGTTCTACGACGCCGTGATCTTCTCCACCGGCGCCTCCGCCGACCGCGAGCTCGACATCCCCGGCATCGACCTGCCCGGCAGCTTCGGTGCCGCCGACTTCGTGTCCTGGTACGACGGCCACCCGGACGTCCCGCGCACCTGGCCGCTGACCGCGTCGAAGGTCGCCGTCCTCGGCGTCGGCAACGTGGCGCTCGACGTCGCCCGCATCCTCGCGAAGACCGCCGACGAGCTGCTCGTCACCGAGATCCCCGCCAACGTCCACGAGGATCTCGCGCAGTCGCCGGTCACCGACGTGCACGTGTTCGGCCGCCGCGGCCCTGCCCAGGCGAAGTTCACGCCCCTGGAGCTGCGCGAGCTCGACCACTCGCCCAACGTCGAGGTGATCGTGCACGCGGAGGGCATCGAGTTCGACGAGGCCTCGATGCACGCGATCCGCACCAACAAGCAGGTCGAGATGATCGTGAAGACCCTGCAGGAGTGGGCGATCCGCGACGTCGGCAACCGCCCCCGCCGCCTGCACCTGCACTTCCTCGAGGCCCCGGTCGAGGTGCTCGGCGCCGACCACGTCACCGGCCTGCGCACCGAGACCCAGGAGCTCACCGGTGACGGCGGCGTCCGCGGCACCGGCCAGTTCACCGACTGGGACGTCCAGGCCGTCTACCGCGCGGTCGGCTACCTCTCCACCCACCTCGCCGACATCCCGTTCGACCACGTCTCCGGCACCGTCCCGCACCTGGCCGGCCGCGTGCTCGACCTCGACGAGGTCCCCATGCCCGGCGTCTACGTCACGGGCTGGATCAAGCGGGGCCCGATCGGTCTCATCGGCCACACCAAGGGCGACGCCCTCGAGACCGTCACCAGCCTCCTCGACGACGCCGCGGTCCTCCCCCAGGCCACCTCGCCCTCGCCGGACGCCGTCGTGCAGTTCCTCGAACAGCGCGCCATCCCGTTCGTCACCAACGAGGGCTGGCAGAAGCTCGACGCCCACGAGATCGCGCTGGGCGCCGCCCAGGGCCGCGACCGCGTGAAGGTCGTGCCGCGCGAGGAGATGACCTCCATCTCGAACGGCTGA
- the crgA gene encoding cell division protein CrgA, whose protein sequence is MPKSKVRKKAVYTAPTDRRTPVKVKAAGPSHPVYVVIMLGFMLLGLAWLVVNYIAAEKIPFMLELGAWNFAIGFALMIIGLLMTMRWR, encoded by the coding sequence ATGCCCAAGTCGAAGGTCCGGAAGAAGGCGGTCTACACCGCACCCACTGACCGCCGCACACCGGTCAAGGTCAAGGCAGCGGGGCCGTCTCACCCGGTCTACGTCGTCATCATGCTCGGCTTCATGCTGCTCGGCCTCGCGTGGCTCGTCGTGAACTACATCGCGGCCGAGAAGATCCCGTTCATGCTCGAGCTGGGTGCGTGGAACTTCGCCATCGGCTTCGCGCTGATGATCATCGGTCTCCTCATGACGATGCGCTGGCGGTAG
- the gyrA gene encoding DNA gyrase subunit A — protein sequence MSETTLPPEHDRIEPVEIQQEMQNSYINYAMSVIVGRALPDVRDGLKPVHVRVLYSMFDSGFRPDRGFNKCARVVGDVMGNYHPHGDSAIYDALVRLAQPWALRYPLIQGQGNFGSPGNDPAAAMRYTECRLSPLAMHMLADIEEETVDFRDNYDGRIQEPVVLPSRIPNLLINGSSGIAVGMATNIPPHNLREVADAVVWALDNHEASDEETLEAMIARIKGPDFPTYGQILGTSGIEDAYRTGRGSVRMRAVVEMDEDAKGRTILVVTELPYQVNPDNLVENIAALVRDAKLTGIANIADESNRRIGMRIVVTLKRDAVAKVVLNNLYKHTQLQYSFGVNMLALVDGVPRTLRIDQMIRHYVKHQIEVIQRRTKFRLRKAEERAHILRGLVKALDQLDAVIALIRRSETPDIARTGLMELLEVDEVQANAILEMQLRRLAALERQKIIDQLAEIELEIADLKDILEKPERQRKIVRDELTAIVDKFGDDRRTKIIPFDGDVSMEDLIAVEDVVVTITRTGYAKRTKTDLYRAQKRGGKGVQGAQLKQDDIVAHFFVCSTHDWILFFTNKGRVYRAKAYELPEANRNARGQHVANLLAFQPEEEIAQVIQIKNYGVSPYLVLATRKGLVKKSKLSDFDSNRSGGLIGINLREDDELVGAVLCSADDDLLMVSADGQSIRFHATDDVLRPMGRATSGVQGMRFNADDELLSVGVVQEGLFVLVATDGGYSKRTPIEDYPVQGRGGKGVLTIQHDRRRGRLVGALIVDVDDELYAITSTGGVIRTRAEQVRKAGRQTKGVRLMNLGESTTLIAVARNADEPSDVVNGETSAAEGSAADQAETPTDSAE from the coding sequence GTGAGCGAGACGACGCTGCCCCCGGAGCACGACCGCATCGAGCCGGTCGAGATCCAGCAGGAGATGCAGAACTCGTACATCAACTACGCGATGTCCGTCATCGTGGGTCGTGCGCTGCCGGACGTGCGGGACGGGCTGAAGCCCGTGCACGTCCGCGTTCTGTACTCGATGTTCGACTCCGGCTTCCGCCCCGACCGCGGCTTCAACAAGTGCGCGCGCGTCGTCGGCGACGTGATGGGCAACTACCACCCGCACGGCGACTCGGCGATCTACGACGCGCTGGTGCGTCTCGCCCAGCCGTGGGCGCTGCGCTACCCGTTGATCCAGGGGCAGGGCAACTTCGGCTCGCCGGGCAACGACCCGGCTGCCGCCATGAGGTACACGGAGTGCCGGCTCTCCCCGTTGGCCATGCACATGCTGGCCGACATCGAGGAAGAGACCGTCGACTTCCGCGACAACTACGACGGCCGCATCCAGGAGCCGGTCGTCCTCCCGTCGCGCATCCCGAACCTGCTGATCAACGGCAGCTCGGGCATCGCGGTCGGCATGGCGACCAACATCCCGCCGCACAACCTCCGCGAGGTGGCGGACGCGGTGGTGTGGGCGCTCGACAACCACGAGGCCTCCGACGAGGAGACCCTCGAGGCGATGATCGCCCGGATCAAGGGCCCGGACTTCCCGACGTACGGCCAGATCCTCGGCACCTCCGGCATCGAGGACGCGTACCGCACCGGCCGCGGCTCGGTCCGCATGCGCGCGGTCGTCGAGATGGACGAGGACGCCAAGGGCCGCACGATCCTGGTCGTCACCGAGCTGCCGTACCAGGTCAACCCGGACAACCTCGTCGAGAACATCGCCGCCCTGGTGCGCGACGCGAAGCTCACCGGCATCGCGAACATCGCCGACGAGTCGAACCGCCGCATCGGCATGCGCATCGTGGTCACGCTCAAGCGCGACGCGGTGGCCAAGGTCGTGCTGAACAACCTCTACAAGCACACCCAGCTGCAGTACTCGTTCGGCGTGAACATGCTGGCGCTGGTCGACGGCGTGCCGCGCACGCTGCGGATCGACCAGATGATCCGCCACTACGTGAAGCACCAGATCGAGGTCATCCAGCGGCGGACCAAGTTCCGCCTGCGCAAGGCCGAGGAACGCGCCCACATCCTGCGCGGTCTGGTGAAGGCGCTCGACCAGCTCGACGCGGTGATCGCGTTGATCCGCCGGTCCGAGACGCCGGACATCGCGCGCACGGGCCTGATGGAGCTCCTCGAGGTCGACGAGGTCCAGGCCAACGCGATCCTGGAGATGCAGCTCCGCCGCCTGGCCGCCCTGGAGCGCCAGAAGATCATCGACCAGCTGGCCGAGATCGAGCTGGAGATCGCCGACCTCAAGGACATCCTCGAGAAGCCGGAGCGGCAGCGCAAGATCGTCCGCGACGAGCTCACGGCGATCGTGGACAAGTTCGGCGACGACCGCCGCACGAAGATCATCCCGTTCGACGGCGACGTGTCCATGGAGGACCTGATCGCCGTCGAGGACGTGGTCGTCACGATCACGCGCACCGGCTACGCGAAGCGCACCAAGACCGACCTCTACCGGGCGCAGAAACGCGGCGGCAAGGGCGTGCAGGGCGCGCAGCTCAAGCAGGACGACATCGTCGCGCACTTCTTCGTGTGCTCGACGCACGACTGGATCCTGTTCTTCACGAACAAGGGCCGTGTGTACCGCGCGAAGGCGTACGAGCTGCCGGAGGCGAACCGCAACGCCCGCGGCCAGCACGTCGCGAACCTCCTCGCGTTCCAGCCGGAGGAGGAGATCGCGCAGGTCATCCAGATCAAGAACTACGGGGTGTCGCCGTACCTCGTGCTCGCCACCCGGAAGGGGCTGGTGAAGAAGTCGAAGCTGTCCGACTTCGATTCCAACCGATCGGGTGGACTTATCGGCATCAACCTCCGTGAGGACGACGAGCTGGTCGGAGCCGTGCTGTGCTCGGCAGATGACGACCTGCTCATGGTGTCCGCGGACGGCCAGTCGATCCGCTTCCACGCGACCGACGACGTGCTGCGCCCGATGGGGCGCGCCACGTCAGGCGTGCAGGGCATGCGGTTCAACGCCGACGACGAGCTGCTCTCGGTCGGCGTCGTCCAAGAGGGTCTCTTCGTTTTGGTCGCGACGGACGGTGGGTACTCGAAGCGAACTCCGATCGAGGACTACCCGGTCCAAGGTCGGGGCGGCAAGGGTGTGCTGACCATTCAGCACGACCGCCGACGTGGCAGGCTGGTGGGCGCGCTCATCGTCGATGTCGACGACGAGCTCTACGCCATCACCTCGACCGGCGGGGTCATCCGGACCCGTGCCGAGCAGGTGCGCAAGGCTGGTCGGCAGACGAAGGGCGTGCGGCTGATGAACCTCGGCGAAAGCACCACTTTGATCGCTGTCGCACGCAACGCGGACGAGCCCAGCGACGTCGTTAACGGTGAGACGTCTGCCGCGGAGGGCTCTGCCGCCGACCAGGCAGAAACCCCAACCGACTCGGCTGAGTAG
- a CDS encoding aminodeoxychorismate/anthranilate synthase component II has product MRVLVVDNYDSFVYNLVQYLAQLGAECVVRRNDEVDLNEIDGVDGVLVSPGPGTPERAGSSIDVIKKCADTGKPVFGVCLGHQAIGVVWGGTVDRAPELLHGKTSIVFHEGKGVLDGVPKPFIATRYHSLTVLPETISAEFEVTGKTETGIVMAMRHKELPVEGVQFHPESVLTDGGHRMLANWLKVCGFEVPEATVAQLENGMRTLAAAARQ; this is encoded by the coding sequence ATGCGCGTGCTCGTGGTCGACAACTACGACAGCTTCGTCTACAACCTCGTCCAGTACCTGGCCCAGCTCGGGGCCGAGTGCGTCGTGCGGCGCAACGACGAGGTGGACCTCAACGAAATCGACGGCGTCGACGGCGTGCTGGTGAGCCCCGGTCCCGGGACTCCTGAACGCGCCGGCTCGAGCATCGACGTCATCAAGAAGTGCGCCGACACCGGCAAGCCCGTCTTCGGCGTCTGCCTCGGTCACCAGGCGATCGGCGTGGTGTGGGGCGGCACGGTCGACCGCGCGCCGGAGCTCCTGCACGGCAAGACGAGCATCGTCTTCCACGAGGGCAAGGGTGTGCTGGACGGCGTGCCGAAGCCGTTCATCGCGACGCGCTACCACTCGCTGACGGTGCTGCCGGAGACGATCTCCGCCGAGTTCGAGGTCACCGGCAAGACCGAGACCGGCATCGTGATGGCCATGCGCCACAAGGAGCTCCCGGTCGAGGGCGTGCAGTTCCACCCCGAGTCGGTGCTCACCGACGGCGGCCACCGGATGCTCGCCAACTGGCTGAAGGTCTGCGGCTTCGAGGTTCCCGAGGCGACGGTCGCGCAGCTGGAGAACGGCATGCGCACGCTCGCCGCGGCAGCCAGGCAGTAG
- a CDS encoding PH domain-containing protein yields MTRSWSTPAPLVAVAWVSAALLAFATVITTENAGRLLIGLATLLVSYLAAFASLARPRLSADADGLAVRGFASTTHLPWHEVKVKLQHTRRLGREQQTLELDADDRLVVLTKLDLGADPEEVASVLHALRP; encoded by the coding sequence GTGACTCGCTCCTGGTCCACGCCCGCGCCGCTCGTCGCCGTCGCCTGGGTGTCCGCCGCCCTGCTCGCCTTCGCCACGGTCATCACGACCGAGAACGCGGGCCGCCTGCTCATCGGACTGGCAACGCTGCTGGTCAGCTACCTCGCGGCGTTCGCGTCCCTCGCCAGGCCGAGGCTCAGCGCCGACGCCGACGGGCTCGCCGTGCGCGGCTTCGCGAGCACCACGCACCTGCCGTGGCACGAGGTGAAGGTGAAGCTCCAGCACACCCGCAGGCTCGGGCGGGAACAGCAGACATTGGAGCTCGACGCCGACGACCGTCTCGTGGTGCTCACGAAACTGGACCTCGGCGCCGATCCGGAAGAAGTGGCGAGTGTGCTGCACGCACTGCGCCCGTGA
- a CDS encoding rhomboid family intramembrane serine protease produces MSDALVPPDGPIGAQPETPVCARHADRPTRLRCTRCDRPACPDCLREAAVGMQCVDCVGEGRKSGRRSQTLVGAEQTEGRLVVTPVLIVLNALAFIATAVQAGNPLVNQRSAIFAETALQPVLVANGEWWRILTSGFMHIGIWHLVLNMAVLYIAGSSVEPELGRLRFTVVYFLALFGGNAAAFYFGNAGGWLAGASGAVFGIMGALIVVWRRKKRDISTVVVIVVINLVSNLFTNASLLAHLGGFVIGGLLTLAMVRAPRENRNLYQIGAVVAAVVLIAGMFALRANDLMNLMGI; encoded by the coding sequence GTGAGCGACGCTCTGGTTCCACCGGACGGGCCGATCGGAGCGCAGCCGGAAACGCCGGTCTGCGCACGTCATGCCGATCGGCCCACCCGGCTGCGCTGCACGAGGTGCGACCGTCCGGCGTGCCCGGACTGTCTGCGCGAGGCCGCGGTCGGCATGCAGTGCGTCGACTGCGTCGGCGAGGGCCGCAAGTCGGGCCGTCGCTCGCAGACCCTGGTGGGAGCCGAGCAGACCGAGGGACGCCTGGTCGTCACGCCGGTGCTGATCGTGCTGAACGCGCTCGCGTTCATCGCCACCGCGGTGCAGGCGGGCAACCCGCTCGTGAACCAGCGTTCCGCGATCTTCGCGGAGACCGCGCTCCAACCCGTCCTCGTCGCGAACGGCGAGTGGTGGCGGATCTTGACCTCGGGCTTCATGCACATCGGCATCTGGCACCTGGTGCTCAACATGGCGGTGCTCTACATCGCCGGGTCGAGCGTCGAGCCCGAGCTCGGCCGGCTGCGGTTCACCGTCGTGTACTTCCTGGCGCTGTTCGGCGGCAACGCGGCCGCGTTCTACTTCGGCAACGCCGGTGGCTGGCTCGCCGGAGCGTCCGGTGCGGTGTTCGGCATCATGGGTGCCCTGATCGTCGTGTGGCGGCGCAAGAAGCGCGACATCTCGACGGTCGTGGTGATCGTGGTGATCAACCTGGTGTCGAACCTCTTCACCAACGCCTCACTGCTCGCCCACCTCGGCGGCTTCGTGATCGGCGGGCTGCTGACGCTCGCGATGGTCAGGGCGCCGCGCGAGAACCGGAACCTCTACCAGATCGGGGCCGTGGTGGCCGCGGTCGTGTTGATAGCGGGCATGTTCGCGTTGCGGGCAAACGACCTCATGAACCTCATGGGGATCTGA
- the pknB gene encoding Stk1 family PASTA domain-containing Ser/Thr kinase, producing MSTPRLLSNRYELGETLGYGGMSEVHKGRDVRLGRDVAIKVLRADLARDAQFQERFRREAQNSAALNHPAIVAVYDTGETQTEYGPLPYIVMEFVDGRTLRDIVKTQGPLSGKRAMEVMADVSAALDFSHRHGIVHRDVKPANVMITKSGAVKVMDFGIARALHDGQAAVTQTAAVIGTAQYLSPEQARGESVDARSDVYAAGCVLFELLTGEPPFTGDSPVAVAYQHVREDPKAPSSLNPKVSPQLDAIVLKAMAKGPANRYQSAAEMRADLVRVLSGQRPSAPAVMTAEDRTAVMNEQARAPRTQTINGGGRHRPAALKSEPDDDYDPVADEEDDRRAKRKKTIMIALVVVLCIAVLGLAAWITTSLMNSSGSDDPQKVSVPAVVGMEPLLANDKLTQAGLKPKQELVPCEPGPNGAAAACTAEQIGKVLGTNPTEGTTLVKGTEVLVRVGSPPGEGTVPDLTGKSPTEAQQILDKDPNGFKVQQSDQLIETDEAAKVGKVVQQNPSVGLKLKKGGTITISLGKAPDKQNVPGVVGDDVNDARQTLEGSGFKVNVQPVDSAKPLNEVLKQDPAPNTKAAKDTTVTLQVSKGNLFEMPDLTGLSAKDAEARLRQLGWNGNFNEDDQQVSNPQQDKKVIGQSVQKGQAITKGQAITVNVGKFGIITS from the coding sequence ATGAGCACTCCGCGACTGCTCTCAAACCGCTACGAACTGGGTGAGACCCTCGGCTACGGTGGCATGTCCGAGGTTCACAAAGGGCGGGACGTCCGGCTCGGCAGAGACGTGGCGATCAAGGTGCTGCGCGCTGACCTCGCCCGCGACGCCCAGTTCCAGGAGCGGTTCCGGCGGGAGGCGCAGAACTCGGCAGCTCTGAACCACCCGGCGATCGTCGCCGTCTACGACACCGGCGAGACGCAGACCGAGTACGGCCCGCTGCCCTACATCGTGATGGAGTTCGTCGACGGGCGGACGTTGCGCGACATCGTGAAGACGCAGGGCCCGCTGTCGGGCAAGCGCGCGATGGAGGTCATGGCCGACGTCTCGGCCGCGCTCGACTTCAGCCACCGGCACGGCATCGTCCACCGCGACGTGAAGCCGGCCAACGTGATGATCACCAAGTCCGGCGCCGTGAAGGTGATGGACTTTGGCATCGCCCGTGCCCTGCACGACGGTCAGGCCGCGGTCACCCAGACCGCCGCGGTGATCGGCACGGCCCAGTACCTGTCGCCGGAGCAGGCGCGCGGTGAGTCCGTCGACGCGCGTTCCGACGTCTACGCGGCCGGCTGCGTGCTGTTCGAGCTGCTGACCGGTGAGCCGCCGTTCACCGGTGACTCCCCCGTCGCCGTCGCCTACCAGCACGTGCGGGAGGACCCGAAGGCCCCGTCGTCGCTGAACCCGAAGGTGTCGCCGCAGCTCGACGCGATCGTGCTGAAGGCGATGGCGAAGGGCCCGGCGAACCGCTACCAGTCGGCCGCCGAGATGCGTGCGGACCTGGTGCGCGTGCTGTCCGGCCAGCGCCCGTCCGCCCCGGCCGTGATGACGGCCGAGGACCGCACGGCCGTGATGAACGAGCAGGCCCGCGCCCCGCGCACGCAGACGATCAACGGCGGCGGTCGGCACCGTCCCGCGGCGTTGAAGTCGGAGCCGGACGACGACTACGACCCGGTCGCGGACGAGGAAGACGACCGCCGCGCCAAGCGCAAGAAGACCATCATGATCGCGTTGGTGGTCGTCCTGTGCATCGCCGTGCTCGGCCTGGCCGCGTGGATCACCACCAGCCTGATGAACTCCTCCGGCAGCGACGACCCCCAGAAGGTGTCCGTGCCCGCGGTCGTCGGCATGGAGCCGTTGCTGGCCAACGACAAGCTCACCCAGGCCGGTCTGAAGCCGAAGCAGGAGCTCGTCCCCTGCGAGCCGGGCCCGAACGGTGCGGCCGCGGCGTGCACGGCCGAGCAGATCGGCAAGGTCCTGGGCACGAACCCGACCGAGGGCACCACGCTCGTCAAGGGCACCGAGGTCCTCGTCCGGGTGGGCTCGCCGCCCGGTGAGGGCACCGTGCCCGACCTGACCGGCAAGTCGCCGACCGAGGCCCAGCAGATCCTGGACAAGGACCCGAACGGCTTCAAGGTGCAGCAGAGCGACCAGTTGATCGAGACCGACGAGGCCGCCAAGGTCGGCAAGGTCGTGCAGCAGAACCCGTCGGTCGGCCTGAAGCTGAAGAAGGGTGGCACGATCACCATCAGCCTCGGCAAGGCACCGGACAAGCAGAACGTGCCCGGTGTGGTCGGTGACGACGTGAACGACGCGCGGCAGACCCTCGAAGGCTCCGGCTTCAAGGTCAACGTGCAGCCGGTGGACAGCGCGAAGCCGCTGAACGAGGTCCTCAAGCAGGACCCGGCGCCGAACACCAAGGCAGCCAAGGACACCACGGTCACGTTGCAGGTCTCGAAGGGCAACCTGTTCGAGATGCCCGACCTGACCGGCCTGTCCGCGAAGGACGCCGAGGCCCGGCTGCGCCAGCTCGGCTGGAACGGCAACTTCAACGAGGACGACCAGCAGGTGAGCAACCCGCAGCAGGACAAGAAGGTCATCGGCCAGTCCGTGCAGAAGGGTCAGGCCATCACCAAGGGCCAGGCGATCACGGTGAACGTCGGCAAGTTCGGCATCATCACGAGCTAG
- a CDS encoding DUF2020 domain-containing protein — MKRALLLPLLGVLAACGSQAAQNVPVPTTSIPPVVTTTSAAPTVPPVPKPAKDGTCPYLPTSYVAEANGQLVPKVKLSTDEPHPACFFYATATEIQLTVRVYAGDQRIAKTIVNEAAPDGSQPANSPTGWTGGYVSSNNGVVYAVAKSDAAVVVTTNQKQSIKARRIAEEAIKNLGI, encoded by the coding sequence ATGAAACGAGCACTGTTGCTGCCCCTGCTCGGCGTCCTCGCCGCGTGCGGCTCCCAGGCCGCCCAGAACGTGCCGGTGCCCACCACGTCGATCCCGCCGGTCGTGACCACGACCAGCGCCGCACCGACAGTGCCGCCCGTGCCGAAACCCGCGAAGGACGGCACCTGCCCCTACCTGCCGACGTCGTACGTGGCCGAGGCGAACGGGCAGCTGGTGCCGAAGGTGAAACTGTCAACGGACGAACCACACCCCGCGTGTTTCTTCTACGCCACGGCGACTGAGATCCAGTTGACCGTGCGGGTGTACGCGGGGGACCAGAGGATCGCGAAGACGATCGTCAACGAGGCGGCGCCGGACGGTTCACAGCCCGCCAACTCGCCCACCGGCTGGACCGGTGGGTACGTGAGCAGCAACAACGGCGTCGTCTACGCCGTGGCGAAGAGCGACGCCGCTGTTGTGGTCACTACGAACCAAAAGCAGTCGATCAAGGCTCGTCGGATCGCGGAAGAAGCGATCAAGAACCTCGGGATCTAG
- a CDS encoding class E sortase gives MRQGAPNGRRPGPQGPPPRPRPRPVDPPTEVIPKVEDDYDEYDDYYDDEYYDEDGKDGKDALPPESFRRKAVRGFGEALITMGLVVLLFVVYEVYVTDLFSAQKQDEVTAALDSEWNANTVTPPPAADPNRQAKLNLIEGKAFAKMYIPVFGSDWKFSVVEGTTDKHLEIGPGHYKDTAQPGEPGNFSIAGHRVGKGAPFNDLDLLESCNAIVVQTQTQWFVYRVLPMKSEVAGWASNPKAKEPACAGIAPLSTTLGDAYAKTVGQEIVLPSQGEVIAPVPYQTAAAVPAEQQARLLTLTTCHPRFSDKQRLIVHAVETKSYPVADGFVPPEMTEA, from the coding sequence ATGCGTCAAGGTGCACCGAACGGCCGGCGTCCCGGTCCGCAGGGCCCGCCACCACGTCCGCGTCCCCGCCCGGTCGACCCGCCCACCGAGGTGATCCCGAAGGTCGAGGACGACTACGACGAGTACGACGACTACTACGACGACGAGTACTACGACGAAGACGGCAAGGACGGCAAGGACGCCCTCCCGCCGGAGAGCTTCCGCCGCAAGGCCGTCCGCGGCTTTGGCGAGGCGCTCATCACGATGGGTCTCGTCGTCCTGCTGTTCGTCGTCTACGAGGTCTACGTGACCGACCTGTTCTCCGCGCAGAAGCAGGACGAGGTCACCGCGGCGCTCGACTCCGAGTGGAACGCGAACACCGTCACGCCGCCCCCGGCCGCCGACCCGAACCGGCAGGCGAAGCTCAACCTCATCGAGGGCAAGGCCTTCGCGAAGATGTACATCCCGGTCTTCGGCAGCGACTGGAAGTTCTCCGTGGTCGAGGGCACCACCGACAAGCACCTCGAGATCGGCCCCGGCCACTACAAGGACACCGCGCAGCCCGGCGAGCCCGGCAACTTCTCCATCGCCGGTCACCGCGTCGGCAAGGGTGCGCCGTTCAACGACCTCGACCTGCTGGAGTCCTGCAACGCCATCGTGGTGCAGACCCAGACCCAGTGGTTCGTCTACCGCGTCCTGCCGATGAAGTCCGAGGTCGCCGGCTGGGCCTCGAACCCGAAGGCCAAAGAACCCGCCTGCGCCGGCATCGCCCCGCTGTCGACGACGCTCGGCGACGCCTACGCCAAGACCGTCGGCCAGGAGATCGTGCTGCCCAGCCAGGGCGAGGTCATCGCCCCCGTGCCGTACCAGACGGCCGCGGCGGTGCCGGCCGAGCAGCAGGCCCGCCTGCTCACCCTGACCACCTGCCACCCGCGCTTCTCCGACAAGCAGCGCCTGATCGTGCACGCGGTCGAGACCAAGAGCTACCCGGTCGCCGACGGCTTCGTGCCGCCCGAGATGACGGAGGCCTGA
- a CDS encoding peptidylprolyl isomerase yields the protein MADSNESFVGTKVTATLHTTQGDIRLNLFPDHAPKTVANFVGLAEGSKEYTEANASGTKSGPFYDGTLFHRVIAGFMLQTGDPTGTGRGGPGYRFADEFTSDLQFNRPYLLAMANAGPNTNGSQFFITVAPTTWLNFKHTIFGEVADQESRDVVDAIGGTATGAGDRPVNDIKIERVTIERA from the coding sequence GTGGCTGACAGCAACGAATCCTTCGTCGGGACCAAGGTGACGGCGACCCTGCACACCACGCAGGGCGACATCCGGTTGAACCTGTTCCCCGACCACGCTCCCAAGACGGTGGCGAACTTCGTCGGGCTCGCCGAGGGCTCGAAGGAGTACACCGAGGCGAACGCGAGCGGTACGAAATCGGGTCCGTTCTACGACGGCACCCTGTTCCACCGCGTCATCGCCGGCTTCATGCTCCAGACCGGTGACCCGACCGGCACCGGCCGCGGTGGCCCCGGCTACCGCTTCGCCGACGAGTTCACGTCCGACCTGCAGTTCAACCGCCCGTACCTCCTCGCGATGGCGAACGCCGGGCCCAACACCAACGGCTCGCAGTTCTTCATCACCGTGGCGCCGACGACGTGGCTGAACTTCAAGCACACGATCTTCGGTGAGGTCGCCGACCAGGAGTCGCGCGACGTCGTCGACGCGATCGGTGGCACCGCGACCGGCGCGGGCGACCGTCCCGTCAACGACATCAAGATCGAGCGGGTCACGATCGAACGCGCGTGA
- a CDS encoding DoxX family protein, with protein sequence MEFLEQRREHALALFRIVIGLFFVMHGVQKVMKGTELLSWPGGPMSLIELIGGGLIVIGLWTRWAALLSSGAMAYAYFVVHQPKALLPIQNGGELAAIYSWAFLLLAFTGAGAWSIDKLRQSSKQRTLTTA encoded by the coding sequence ATGGAGTTCCTGGAGCAACGACGAGAGCACGCCCTCGCGCTCTTCCGCATCGTCATCGGCCTGTTCTTCGTCATGCACGGCGTGCAGAAGGTCATGAAGGGAACCGAGCTGCTGTCCTGGCCCGGCGGCCCCATGAGCCTCATCGAGCTGATCGGCGGCGGCCTCATCGTCATCGGTCTGTGGACCCGCTGGGCAGCGCTGCTCAGCTCCGGCGCCATGGCCTACGCCTACTTCGTCGTGCACCAGCCGAAGGCTCTCTTGCCCATCCAGAACGGCGGCGAGCTCGCCGCCATCTACTCGTGGGCGTTCCTCCTGCTGGCCTTCACAGGCGCCGGCGCCTGGTCCATCGACAAGCTCCGCCAGTCCTCGAAGCAACGCACCCTCACCACCGCCTGA